DNA from Candidatus Binatus sp.:
CTCGGTTAAGGACTTGGCCCGCAAGCTGATGCGCTACATCCGTCACTACAACCGCGCTCCCAAACCCATCAAGTGGACCTATCGCGACCCCAACCATCGCATCTATTCCGATACCAATGTCACTGTTACAGGCCACTAGTTCCAATGGCGTCTTGCCAATTGTCTCTGCGGCCATGTATCCGATCGAGCGGACAAACTCGGCGTTGACGGCGGCGATGCGGCGAGTTGCGGCGTCGGTGATCGTGATCGCGTCGGTGTTGGAATCGAAGATCTGCCGCATCGCGCTTTCGCTCTCGCGCAACCGCCCCTCCGACTCTTCGCGCTCCGTGTAATAGCGGCGGCGTAGATAGCAACTGAACTGCGCCAGTGCGGCTGCCGTGAGCAGACCAACCATCCGAAAGGCTTCGTTTTTGTCCCCCTGCGGATGCTTAACGAGTTGCGCGACCCATACTGCAAGGCACACCAGATTGAAGGATGCCTGATAGGCCATGCTCCATGGCAGGAGCGAACCCGTTACCGCCATGTTGAGCATCAATATGATGAATAGGGGAATCGGTTCGCCGCCGACTAACCCGAGCGTCGCGTCGGCCGCGGTGACCATCATGGCCATAGTCAATGAGAGCGGCTGCCAGTTGCGAACAAACCGGCTTGAAGTAGTCAGCGCCAGCGCGGCGAATCCCATTGCGAGGTTGGCAAGCAGGCAGAGCGCCAGCCACGGAACTCCCAGCCGACCTTCCTGATAAAATCGGGTGAGGAGAAAAACCGCCGATAGGATCATGAGCATCGAACAGGATTGGATCATCCTGACGACCCATTGATCGGATATCACGGAGTTGCGCGCCTGGACGGCGTCGTCGGCGCGCTCGCGGGATACTGGATCCTTGAATTGATGCGACATGAAATCGCATTGACTAGAGCAATTCGGGTGCCCGCGCTGATGTATCGAAAGAGGACATGATCGTGCGAGCGCGCGGTCGCGCGGGCTGGCGATGTGGCGTTTTGAGACGCATGCGGAGACCGGTCTTATCGACGAGGCAATCGCTAAGAAATCGCGGTCATCGAGCGTATAGTGACGATGGCCTGGGGAGGAACTTCGATTGATGAGGTGGTCGATGGCCGCACGAATCGCTGTGATCGCGTCGCTCGCGCTGGTCTGCGCGGCTTCCTACGGCTACGCGCAGGACGACTGGAAGGTAATCGAGCGACACACCAATAGCGGACCAGCCGAATCGAGCGCCACGCCCGCGCCTAAAGCCGGCGCGACGCTGATCGCGTGCGGCGAGCAGGCCGAGCTCGCCGGCGAGCCATACAAATCGGTCGTCGCGCAGCTCAACGATATGTGGGGAACCAGCTTCCCCGTTTACGAATCGACCCGCGCGATCTCGCCCCACGCGCACGCCGGTGGATGCATCTTCTACAACGGCAAATATCTCGATTCGCTGCTTCAGCAGTGGATGAACATCCGCAATGAGGACGAAGTCAGGCCGATGCTCTACGCGATCTTCGCGCACGAGCAGGGGCATCTCGCGCACGGCGATTTCGACGCCTCCGCCGACGACGTCCCGATAAAAAACAAGGAGCTGGCGGCGGACCAGTTTGCCGGCTTCACGCTCGAGCGCCTCGGTATCCGCAGGCTCGATGCGACCGAAATCACCCGCTACTATCAGCTCACCGGCGACGATTTCGTTGGTCACGGATCGGGTCATGGCAGCGGTGAAGAGCGGACCACGGCGTTCCAGGACGGATGGCATCGCGCGCAGGTCGGCCTGCCCGAGCAAGGCACGCGTCCGGCTGGTGGCCTGGGTCAGCCGTGAATCGCCATCATCAAAAAACCGCGGATGGCATCGGCATTTGCGAGGCGTACGCTGCGAGACGATAATTACTGCTTATCCAGAGTCATGACGGCAACCATCGCTACTAATCCAGCAGAGACCGAAGCGATCGCGTCGGTCGCGGCCCCGCCGGCGATCGAGGCGAAGTCGCTCGGCTTTCACTACGGCGATCGCGAGGCGCTGAGCGACGTGAGTTTTTCGATCGCGCGCGGCGAGATCTTCGGCTTCCTCGGGCCGAACGGCGGTGGCAAGACCACGCTGTTCAAACTGCTCTCGACGCTGGTACCGATCCAATCCGGCGCCGCGAAGATGCTCGGCCACGATCTCGCCGGCGAGACGATTCGCGTCCGGCGCCGCATCGGCGTCGTGTTTCAGCATCCAAGCCTCGACGGCAAGCTGACGGTGGCGGAGAACCTGGCGCATCACGGACATCTATATGGGATGACCGGCAAGCGGCTGCGCGACCGCAGTGCCGCGATGCTCAAGCGGCTCGGCCTCACGGCGCGCGCGCGCGATTTGGTCGAGACATTGTCGGGCGGCTTGCAGCGGCGCGTCGAGCTCGCGAAGGCATTGCTGCACGAGCCGGAACTGTTGCTGCTCGACGAGCCGAGCACGGGCCTCGATCCCGCCGCACGGCGCGAGTTCTCGAACTACCTGGCGCATCTGCGCGAGCACGACGGCGTCACGGTCGTGCTGACGACGCATTACATGGAAGAAGCCGAGCGATGCGACCGCGTCGGCATCCTGCATCAGGGCAAGCTGGTCGCGTTCGCGCCGCCGGGCAATCTCAAGGCGGAAGTCGGCGGCGACGTCGTGGTGATTCATGCTCGCGCGCCGGAATTGCTGCAGCGCAAGATCCTGCAACGCTTCCGGCTGAAGGGGCAGATCGTCGACGCCACGATTCGAATCGAGCGGCCGCGCGGCCAGGAGTTCGTGCATGAAGTCGTCGATGCGTTCGGCGATGAGATCGATTCGATTTCGTTTGGCAAGCCGACGCTCGAGGACGTCTTCGTTCATCTGACCGGGCATCAGTTTTTCACCGACGCGCGAAACGAGGGCGAATGAAATGCGCGAAGTGATGCTCCAAGCCGGGACGCTGTGGCAGCGTGAAATCGTGCGCTTCGCGCGGCAGCGGAGCCGCCTGACGGGCGCGCTTCTGCAGCCGCTGGTG
Protein-coding regions in this window:
- a CDS encoding PAS domain S-box protein, encoding MSHQFKDPVSRERADDAVQARNSVISDQWVVRMIQSCSMLMILSAVFLLTRFYQEGRLGVPWLALCLLANLAMGFAALALTTSSRFVRNWQPLSLTMAMMVTAADATLGLVGGEPIPLFIILMLNMAVTGSLLPWSMAYQASFNLVCLAVWVAQLVKHPQGDKNEAFRMVGLLTAAALAQFSCYLRRRYYTEREESEGRLRESESAMRQIFDSNTDAITITDAATRRIAAVNAEFVRSIGYMAAETIGKTPLELVACNSDIGIGIDAMVGVAIGPLDGFGSAVVVTDVAHQLAGQVLNR
- a CDS encoding ATP-binding cassette domain-containing protein, which encodes MTATIATNPAETEAIASVAAPPAIEAKSLGFHYGDREALSDVSFSIARGEIFGFLGPNGGGKTTLFKLLSTLVPIQSGAAKMLGHDLAGETIRVRRRIGVVFQHPSLDGKLTVAENLAHHGHLYGMTGKRLRDRSAAMLKRLGLTARARDLVETLSGGLQRRVELAKALLHEPELLLLDEPSTGLDPAARREFSNYLAHLREHDGVTVVLTTHYMEEAERCDRVGILHQGKLVAFAPPGNLKAEVGGDVVVIHARAPELLQRKILQRFRLKGQIVDATIRIERPRGQEFVHEVVDAFGDEIDSISFGKPTLEDVFVHLTGHQFFTDARNEGE